The nucleotide sequence GCTACACCGCCGTGGACGCCATCACAGAGGCCGTCAACCGGGGCCACGTCTTCAAGTTCCTCTTGAAACCCTGGGACGACGACGAGCTCAAGGCCGTCGTCCGGGAGGCCCTGGAGGTGGCCCGGCTCCGGCGGGAAAACGACCGCCTCGCCCGGGAACTCCGGGAGCGCAACCGGGAACTCGAGGACTGGAACCGCCGCCTCGAGGAGCGGGTGGCGGACCGGACCCGGGAGCTCGAACTCCGAAACCGGGTGCTCGAGAACTACCAGCACGTCCTCCACCAGGTGCCGGTGGGCGTCCTGGGGGTGGGCGACGACGGCCTCGTGGCCTTCGCCAACGACCGGGCCCGCCGGATCCTGGGCGGGGCCGATCCGGTGCTCCTCGAGGCCCCGGTGGCGGCGGTGCTCGGCCCGGAGACGGCCCGGGAGGTCGCCGGAGTCGGCCCCGGCCGCCCCTCCTTCCGGGGCGTCCTCCAGCGGCCCGGGGGGTCGCCGGTGGAGGTCCGGGCGGCGCCGGTGCGCTACCCCCACGGGGCCGTGGGGCGGGTGGTGGTCTTGATCGAACGGGACGGCGGCCCGGAAGAAGGAGGTCTACCGTGACGGACCAGGTGATGGAGACCCCGCCGCGGGGCGGGGCGGCGGCTCCCGGCGGAAACGTCCAGACCGTCCTCCTCGTGGACGACGAGGAGAACATCCTCAAGGCCCTCAACCGGCTGCTCCGGCGGGAAGGCTACCGGGTGCTGGCCACCACGAGCCCCATGGAGGCCATGGACCTCGTCCTGGAACACCCGGTGGCCGTGGTGATCTCCGACCAGCGGATGCCCGAGGTGAGCGGGACGGAGCTCCTCGCCGCCATCAAGGAGGCCGCCCCGGACGTGGTGCGCGTGATGCTCACGGGCTACGCCGACATGGAGGCGGCCATGGACGCCATCAACAAGGGGGAGGTCTTCCGCTTCATCACCAAGCCCTGGCAGGAGTCGGACCTCGTGGCCACGGTGCGCCAGGCGGCCCTGCAGCACTTCCTGGTCACCGAGAACCGGCGCCTCCTCCAGGTGACCGAGGAGCAGAACCAGCGGCTCCAGGAACTCAACGCCCGGCTGGAGGAGAAGGTCCTCGAGCGGACCCGGGAGCTGGAGGACCGCCACCGGGAGCTCCAGGAACTCCACGCCCGGCTCCAGACCAACTTTCGCGACACGGTCCGGGTCTTCGTGGAGATCATGGAGCTCTACGACCCCTTCCTCGGGGGGCACGCCAACCGGGTGGCCGCCCTCGCCCGCCGCCTGGCCGAGCGCATGGGGATCGAGGGCGTGGACCTCGACCTCGTGGAGATCGGGGCGGCCCTCCACGACATCGGGCTCATCGGGGCGCCCAAGGAGGTGGTCAAGGTGCCCGCCGACCGCCTGACCCCGGCCCAGCAGGAGATCTACCGCGGCCACCCGGCGCTCGGCCAGCGCCTGCTGAAGAAGATCGAGTTCCTCCGCCAGGCCGCCCTCCTCGTCCGGAGTCACCACGAGCGGTTCGACGGGCAGGGGTTCCCGGACGGGCTCCCGGGGGTGGCGATCCCCGTGGGCGCCATGATCACCCACGCGGCGAGCTACCTGGACGGCCTGGTCCACCGGGAGGGCGTGGCCCCGGCCAAGGCCCTGGAGCGGATGTCGGGCCTCGCCGGCACGGTGTTCGACCCGGAGGTGGTGCGGGTCCTGGCGGAGCTGGTCCCCGCCCAGGCGCCGCCCCGGAAGGTGGTGGCGCTTCCCCTCGAGGAACTCGAGCCCGGGATGCGCCTTGCCGCCGACATCAAGACGGCCTCGGGGCGGTTCCTCGTGCCCCGCGGCACGCGGCTCAACGAGGTCCAGATCATGCGGCTCCGGAACTTCCACCAGGTGGACCCCATCGCGGGCCGGGTCCGCGTGAGCCTGGAGGACTGAGGGCGCATGGCGGGGGCCGTCCGCATGCCGGTGGGCGAGGTGCCGGAGGGCGCGGTGCTCGCCCGTGACCTCCATACCCCGGAGGGGCAGCTGCTGCTCCGGGCCGGGACGGCGCTCACGCCGGAGGCCCTCGCCTGGCTGGCGGAGAAGGGGATCGACTCGGTGCCGGTGGCCGAGACCCCGGAGGCGGCGGCCGAGGGCGGGGCGGACATGGCCGTCCGGGCGGCCCTCGATGCCCTGGCCCCCCGGTTCCGGCGGGTGGCGGGGGACCCCCTCATGGAGGCCATCCGCCTGGCGCTGGCGCGGCACCTGGCCGGGCACGGGGGAGGGGAGGGGCGTGGAACGGATTGACGTCCGCGAGCGCCTCCAGAAGGCCCCGGATCTCCCGGCGCTCCCGCAGACCGTCTCGCGGCTCCTCGAGGCCCTGCGCGATCCCGACGTCCGGGTGGAGGCCCTGTCGGAGGAGATCGCCTTCGACCAGGCCCTGGCCGCCCGGATCCTCCGGCTGGTGAACTCCTCCTTCTACGGCCTGCCGAACCGGGTGGCGGACCTCCGCCAGGCGGTGGTGGTGCTGGGGCTCCAGACGGTCCAGAACGTGGTGCTCTCCATCTCCCTGGCGGATGCCTTCCGGGGGATCGCCAGCCGGGACTTCCCGCCGGAGCCCTTCTGGGTCCACACCATCGCCGCGGGGCTCGTCAGCCAGCGCCTGGCCGCCCGGGCCGCCCTCCCCGAGGCGAACGACGCCTTCGTGGCGGGGCTCCTCCACGACATCGGAAAGCTCCTCCTCCTCCGCCTCTTCCCCGAGGGCTTCGCCGGGGTGCTCCAGGCGGCCCGGGCGGAGGATCGTTTCATCCGCGAGGTCGAAAAGAGGGCCTTCACG is from Dissulfurirhabdus thermomarina and encodes:
- a CDS encoding HDOD domain-containing protein produces the protein MERIDVRERLQKAPDLPALPQTVSRLLEALRDPDVRVEALSEEIAFDQALAARILRLVNSSFYGLPNRVADLRQAVVVLGLQTVQNVVLSISLADAFRGIASRDFPPEPFWVHTIAAGLVSQRLAARAALPEANDAFVAGLLHDIGKLLLLRLFPEGFAGVLQAARAEDRFIREVEKRAFTVGHAGLGGWLAAEWRLPEGIVHGIRYHHAPGKSEHPFAAVVHVADALVRAFGVGSGGTDLVPPIDAGAWRRLGLDGVDLDDLVAELHWCLAGVGETAAVLFDGGGRG
- a CDS encoding HD domain-containing phosphohydrolase, translating into MTDQVMETPPRGGAAAPGGNVQTVLLVDDEENILKALNRLLRREGYRVLATTSPMEAMDLVLEHPVAVVISDQRMPEVSGTELLAAIKEAAPDVVRVMLTGYADMEAAMDAINKGEVFRFITKPWQESDLVATVRQAALQHFLVTENRRLLQVTEEQNQRLQELNARLEEKVLERTRELEDRHRELQELHARLQTNFRDTVRVFVEIMELYDPFLGGHANRVAALARRLAERMGIEGVDLDLVEIGAALHDIGLIGAPKEVVKVPADRLTPAQQEIYRGHPALGQRLLKKIEFLRQAALLVRSHHERFDGQGFPDGLPGVAIPVGAMITHAASYLDGLVHREGVAPAKALERMSGLAGTVFDPEVVRVLAELVPAQAPPRKVVALPLEELEPGMRLAADIKTASGRFLVPRGTRLNEVQIMRLRNFHQVDPIAGRVRVSLED
- a CDS encoding response regulator, which codes for MAERETVLIVDDEENVLAALRRLLRREGYRILTATGGEEALALLRETPADVIVADQRMPGMSGTEFLERAREISPLSVRMILSGYTAVDAITEAVNRGHVFKFLLKPWDDDELKAVVREALEVARLRRENDRLARELRERNRELEDWNRRLEERVADRTRELELRNRVLENYQHVLHQVPVGVLGVGDDGLVAFANDRARRILGGADPVLLEAPVAAVLGPETAREVAGVGPGRPSFRGVLQRPGGSPVEVRAAPVRYPHGAVGRVVVLIERDGGPEEGGLP